CACACTTCTCCTCCTGTGCGTCTCACTCACAGGTTTCGCCTCCGCGCAGCCGGACAGCTCCGGGTTGTTTTACGCGCTGAGGTCCGAGCTGTCCGAGGACGCGATCCTGGTGGCCAACAACGGAGTACGCGTACCTTTCGGGAGATCCGTGTTCATCGACCCCATCAACGATTTGGTGATCCAGACTCAGCCGGGGGATCGGTGCAGCATCACGGTCCTGGACAACGACCCGCTCTCGCAGAGACCCGGGCATCTCTCCCCCAAAAAGTTTCTGTGTGATTTCGGTCCCAACGACGTGACGTACTCCCACTACGGCTCCAGGAGTCCGGCCAAAGACAGAGTGCGGCTGCAGCTCAGGTATGACGCGCCCACGGAGACCGTTATCATCCCCTTCATGATGGAGGTGGAAGTAGTTTTTACGCAGCTAGAGTTACTCACCAAAAACATGCCTCTCACTGTTGATAACCTGAGGGGCATCAGCCACCCCATTGATAAAAAGACTCTCGAGTTCACCTATGACAGGGAATCTCATAAATGTGAGGTGGCCTCCCTGTCCAGTGGCAGCCATCTGCCCAGATATGGACGACTCATCGACGGGGGGAAACTTTCCAAAATGATGGACTGTGATGAATTCACACAGGCGGACATCCGCTACGAGCACACGTTTGAGCGCCAGTCCCCCAACAGGGATTATGTGCCCATGGTGGTGGAGCTGCACGATAAAGAGGGCAACCTGGAGAAGCAGGAGTATTTCCATCTCATGATACGCATCAAACAAGGGGAGGAGAACACCCCCCCCAAGCCTAGCTTTGTGtccatgatgatgatggaggtgaGTCAGTTTGTCATGACCGCCCTCACCCCTGATATGCTCGCCGCCGACGATGCAGAGTCGGACCCTGATGAGCTTATTTTCAACATCACCTCCCCGTTATCGTATGAGGAGGGCTACATAGTCAGCACCGATGACAGAAACCTCCCCATCACCTCCTTCTACCAGAGGGACCTGCGTGATCTGAAAATTGCCTACAAGCCCCCATCCCTGGACTCGGAGACGGAGAGGATTTTCCAGCTTGAGTTCGAGGTGGTGGACACAGACGGGGCCGTGTCGGACCCCTTCGCGTTCATGATCGTGGTGAAGCCCATGAATTCCTTGGCCCCCGTCGTGACACGCAACACGGGCCAGCTGCTGTACGAGGGCCAGTCTCGGGCCCTCTTCACCACCCACAACTTGGAGATCAGCGACGAGGACGACCTGGACGCGGTCACCATCACCGTGGTGGACGGGCTGCGGCACGGAGACCTCACGGTGCTGGGCTCTCACAGAAAGTTCTTCACCCCCGCTGACCTCACCACGGGAGTTGTCATGTACCAGCACGACGGGAGCGACACGTACAGCGACAACATTGTCTTCAAGATGACGGACGGGAAAAACGAGGTAGAATTTCTTTTCCCCATCACAGTCGTTCCCACTGATGACGAGCCACCGATTATAAATGCCAACACGGGCCTGGTGCTCTTCAAAAACCAGATGATGCTGATATCTCCCCTCATGCTCAGTGCGGCTGATATTGACTCTGAGGACTCAACTATTAAGTTCACCATCGTCCCTCCCTTCTCCACAATCGGCACAGTGTTCCTCAGACAGTCTGACGCCCCCGAGGATCCCTCGTCCTGGAAGTTCAACGCTGAAGATGAAGTTTACGAAAAGGAGGTGACAGAGTGGCTCCAGAAAGACATAACCGACGGGAAGTTGTTCTACAAGCACACAGGCCCTCACAACACAGACACCATCATGGATCAGTTTGTGTTCACAGTGCAGGATGACAACGACCCCCCTAATGAGTcaggagaaaatgtttttatgatcCGAGTGTTGCCCATCGATGACGTTCCCCCGGTGCTGTTCCCCGGCACCACCCTGCAGATGACGGTTCAGGAGTACAAGCTCACTCACTTCAGCAAAGAAGTTTTGCGCTACACCGATTTAGACTCTAAGGACCGTGACCTGAAATACACAGTTATCCAGCCGCCGACAGACACAGACGAAAATAACCCTGTTGTGTTCGGTTCTCTGGTTCTGACGGACAGCCCAGACACCGAAGTCACAGAGTTCACGCAAGCTCAACTTAATCATCACAAGATGTCCTACGGCCCGCCGGATGTGGAGCTCGGGATCACAGCTCACGTGGTGCAGTTCCGTTACACTGTTGAAGACACAGCCGGGAACAGCGTCGAGGGGGCGTTCACTATCTACCTGCAGCCCGTCAACAATAAACCCCCTGAGATCACAAACACGGGCTTCACTGTGTTTGAAGGTGGCATGCACATCATCACCATCGCCGAGCTGGATGCCACAGACCTGGACACAGAGAGCAAACAGATTACCTTCACTCTCAGCCAGCTGCCCAAACACGGCCAGGTCCAGGTTGCATTCACCGACTTAGAGAAAAAAGGGCTGTTCAGACTTGAGGATGTCTCAGAGGGGAAGATATCATACGTTCACGGCGGGGAGGAGACGATGAGCGATGACTTTCAGCTGGACGTAAGCGACGGGTTCCATGTTCTAACCGTGACGGTCAAAGTTAATGTGAGGCCCGTCGATGATGAAACTCCCACCATCAGTCTGCCCGCAGGAACAATCGGGTCTCACATGGACGTGCTGGAAAACGGAGCCACGGAAATCACGACTAACGTCATTCAAGGCCACGATGACGACACAGATGACCTCGAGCTGACGTTTATCGTggaggatcctccactgatggGCGATGTATTAGTTAAAGGAGTGCCTGCCACCAGGTTTACACAGGCTGACATTATTAACGGTGTGGTGGTGTACGCACACACCAGCGGGGAGATAGGCCTCGCCTCTCAGCAGGACGGCTTCAATCTGACACTCACAGACATGTCTGATGATTGGACGGTGGGTGGGAATAAGGTCAACGGGGTCCATGTTCGAGTTACTATTCTTCCCGTTGACAGCCAGGCCCCTGAGGTCGGAGTTGGGATTCAATTTAGTGTCCTCGAAGGGGAGAAATATGCCATCGGCCCCCAGCACTTGGATGCTGACGATAATGACACTCCGACAGATGATATCCTTTGCACCATCATCGTCCAGCCGACTACTGGCTATGTGGAAAATATATCACCGGCCCCAGGCTCAGAAAAATCCAGATCAGGGACTGCCATCAGTGCTTTCACCATCAGAGATATCAGAGAGAGGAACGTCTACTATGTGCAGAGTATCCACAAAGGAGTCGAGCCGGTGGAGGATAGGTTCACGTTCAGGTGCTCTGATGGCatcaatttctcagagaatcacTTCTTCCCTATAGTTATCATCCCTGCAAATGATGAGAAGCCAGAGATTTATCTGAGAGAAATAGTCGTCATGGAGGGAATGAACATCATCATCGATACTCCGATTCTGAACGGCGCAGATGCCGATATTCCACCTGAGGAGCTGATGTTCATCATCTCCAAACAGCCCAAACACGGCGTCATTTTGAACCAGCTCCCCACGGGCCCGGTCCTGGTGACTAATTTCACTTTAGAGCAGATCAGGGAGGCATCAAGCATTATTTATGAGCACGATGACTCAGAGACAACAGAGGACAGCTTTGATGTGACTCTGACGGACGGCAAGTACTCTGTGCAGAAAACAGCCATGGTCATGATTATTGCAGTCGATGACGAGACGCCCAGAATGCTCATTAACGACGGCCTGGAGGTGGAGATCGGTGAAACAAAAGAGATCAACAACAAAGCGCTGAAAGCGACAGATTTGGACTCAGATGACAGTTCACTCGCATACATCATCAGGTTCGGGCCTGGTCAGGGTCTCCTGCAGAGGAAAACTCCCTCTGGGGCTTTAGAGAACATCACACTGGGGATGAACTTCACACAAGCTGATCTCGATGCCGGGCTCTTAATTTACACCCACAACGGACAGGAGGGCATCCGAGACCTGGTCAAGTTTGACGTCACAGACGGAATGAACCCGCTAATCGACCGTTACTTCTACATCACTGTGGGCAGCATCGACATGGTGTTCCCTGATGTTGTCAGTAAAGGTGTGTCCCTGAGGGAAGGTGGCAGAGTGACTTTGACCACAGATCTTCTCAGCACCACCGACCTCAACAGCCCCGATGAGCACCTGGTATTCACGGTGACGAGGGCCCCTGTGAGGGGCCACCTGGAGTGCACAGACACTCCCGGGATGCCCATTGTGTCTTTCACTCAACTGCAACTGGCCGGCAGTAAGGTCTACTACATCCACACCTCAGACGACGAGGTGAAGATGGACAGCTTTGAGTTTGAAGTCACCGACGGCTACAATCCTATCTTCAGAACATTCAGAATCTCCATCGTGGATGTTGACAATAAGAAACCTGTCGTGACTGTAAATAATCTATTTGTCACAGAGGGGCAGGTTAAGCTGATTACACCGTTTGAGCTCACGGCTGAGGACCAGGACACATCTGAGAAGATGCTGAGATTCACCGTCACCCAGCTGCCTGTTCACGGTAAACTCCTCTACAACCAGTCCATGCCCGTCACCAgcttcacaaaacaaaacctgaacGAAAACCTCATCAGCTACAAACACGACGGCACGGAATCATCAGAGGACTCCTTCTCCTTCACTGTCACCGACGGCACGCACACTGACTTTTATGTTTTCCCCGACACTGTCTTCGAGACTCGGCACCCTCAAATGATGAAGATCACCATTGTGTCGCTAGACAACGGCGTCCCTCAGATCGTGGTGAATAAAGGCGCCCCCACTTTGAAGATCTTGACCACGGGTCACCTGGGGTTCCCCATCAGCTCCAAAGTGCTGAgggcagaggacagagacagcAGCCCGGTGTCCCTGGTGTTCCATGTCACCACCGCGCCCAAACACGGTTACATCATCAACCTGGGACATGGGAACAACTCCATCAACACGTTTACTCAAGGTGAGATCATCCGCATTGCTACATATTGACCACTGTATGAATAATACATGCTGATGTCATAATCAAAtgacaaaaagtaaaagatatatatatatatatatatttaatctgCCATATTTGGGAAAcgaaataatacaaaacacaagATTACACATATTTTCAGATATTTAAACTTTTGAAAAGTGTGATTAATGTTCTTATTTGGCgtttttaaacatcaaatatttCTGATCCCTTAATAAGTGATGTCATGCTCTTCAGAGAAGAACTGTTTaagtgaaaaaaatctgtaagttttgattatttttcttcacaCCAAGATTTTAATTTATGGGGTAATAATTATGTATATGTGTGACAAGTGCTGGCTTGGGAATTTCAATAGTTAATCTGTGGGCCTGATTTAGACGTGCCTCGCTCATCAAATCGTAATTAGCAGACCAAAGTTAGGGGCTGATGTTTTCCGCGCAAATGTCTTGTAGATGGTTTGAGatgaataatttattatttctcCGTCTCTGGGGGAAATGTTCACATCGGATGTTCTCCACCGCGGTGTGTTAAATGAAGCAGGACAGGAGTAGAGGATCGTGTGAAAAGGTCAGAGCAGTCGTTCCAGTGGCGGTTGAGGTGCAGATTTGCTGATTTTGACGGTTTCATCAGGTCCGAGCATCTCAAAGCGATTTGTTGcagtttgaataaaaaacaaaacatcacatggaGCAAACTCGCCCTCCCTGAGCCATGAATCTGTAAACCTCCTTGTGCATCTGTGCATGTCTGTTTATTGATACTGGAGACGGAATCAAGACAACAATGCCACTGATTGAGGTTTAAAGCGACGCAATCAATGCAGTATTTCATATCACGCTGAGGCAATTATGCAAACAGGTTAGGAAATTCATCTGCTCATGCCACAAGCTTGGCACAAGCAACGACGGCAGCtgagaacacagaggagagaaaacgagCTCTTGAGTCTGCAGGAGACGGACACTTCTGTCCACCGCTGTGCCGCTGCagcctttgaaaaaaaaaagaaaaagaaaagggacgggggcacacacacacggatgagACAAGAGtgcagagagaacaggaggcAAAGGGGACggagagggggcagagagagcaACTAAAGTAGAAGATCGAGTGGAGAGCGGGGGGTGCAGGTGGcatgagagaaataaagaatgaGGGAAGGgtcgtgagagagagagagagagagagagagagagagagagagagagagagagagagagagagagaacaggctcgtcagaagaatcagtcagggGAAAGAGACAATCCCTCGCTTTTTATTTACTCATCCTATTTCCAGGGCACATCCCATGAGGCGCtctctttaaatatttgatgaacAGTGTGGCCCTGGTTCGCAGCCTCGACTTTATCTTTGCAAGGTCCTTGGGTTCAAGGCTGCAACACAACTCCTGCTGTTCACACTCGACAATGCAACTTAAATGTTCCTTGTACATGCGTTTTTTCCCGTCCGTGCTTCCGTGTTGAGGGGGAAGCAGGAGAGTCGGTTAATGACAGGAAGTCACCGAAGAGCTTCCCAGTCGGTCAGGAGTCAGGGGTTTACACTTTTATGAACCTCCTTCCTCTCACATCTATTATTGACGGAGGTGTTTCGCAGGGGCCAAATCCTTTCACGCTCTTGATGATTTTTCTGCACTGTAATAGACGTTTGTGCAGAATGGGGCTGAAAAATATGCAGACCCTGTAATTCTGAATTCGCTGGGAAAACAGCTGTGGAAAGCGTCGGTGCCCGCGTGCAATCCTGTTCTTAACATTCCTGCCCCTCGTCTGTCATTAAACGTCCACTGTTACCCGGCCGGGTCGGTGACTCAAACGCCCTCCTGCAGGTTTGAGCTTTGAGCGAGCTGTCTCAGATACGAGGTGGTGGCCTTTATCGTCCTGGATTACAAATGCATGACTTTCAGAACGCTTTCTCTGGTACAAACCCGCTCATGCTGAGTGCAGATAAGGAAGAGAATCGGTGTGATACTCGAGacctgctgttcctgctgctgataCGGCGCCGAAGCAGGACAGCCTCCATCTTTGAACAATTATTTGACAGAGAGTGTTTTCAACAATCCAATGGTCATAGGGACTTCAAAGTGTGTTTGAGGCTGTGTCTGCGTCCAGcatcaaacatcacattttatttaatctaaaaAGAATATCtcacatatttacatattttttttaaacctttgtaAGGACAAATATCTTTGATGCATAAATTATGATTTAACCTCTCGAGCAGGGTGGTTTTTATTGTTCATCATGTGACATTGACGTGACAGTGAAACACTTCTGTTCAGAACGCAGAATGCACCGACTCTCATTTGCATTCGCTCGCTAATTACATCaaaatatttgttgttgtttactcgTCTGCTCTGTTCCTCTCGGTTTGCAGGTGACACAGTATTTATCATTTGCACAAATGTCATCCCGTGCGTGTTTGTGACACACGAGCAAACAAACTGAACTCAAGATGcttgtgtgttgcagctgatgTTGACGACCTGAACATCTGCTACGTGTTGCGGAACGAAGAAAACACCACATCCGATCTCTTCCATTTCTCTGTTGAGGACAACggtaagattttaaaaatgtttacaatgaTTGTGATTGAGCAGAAAGAGGTTTTTCAAATGATGCTTCAACAAAAGTGTTGGTGGATTCGAAGCGGCTGAGgtgaagttttgtttttgtttgtggtcCCTAACCTCTAGACTCACTGGTTTCTCGTCTCTCCGGGTGAATGTGTGAGTCTGCTCTCTTCTGTTGTCAGGGTTCACAGAATCACTCATTACACTCACGCTCGTGATTGTGATGGACCCGCGAGTCAACTGTCAGGCATCGTGTTCCAGCTCGTCGTGCGTTTGATTCTGAAAATCGCTCCCTGCAGATTTAACAAACAGATCAGtgatttctttttacatttctgctgcGTTCATTCATATTCATTGTGCTAAACGCCGGCCTCCCCTCTGTCAGCTTCAGATGCGCGAGGTGGCTGATATTTGCCCTTCATTTgattcaagaaaataaatctgcataGGCCAACAGAGGCCCAGCGTCTGCAACTGTAAACTACAAATGATGCTCCGTCTTATTAGCTCAGCGGTGAACTGAGGCTTCCACTTCTGTTAAAGACAGGAAACTCTTTCTGAGGCGCTGGGATTGACTTGTGTCATTTTCACAGTCCGTTGATTTAATGA
The Hippoglossus stenolepis isolate QCI-W04-F060 chromosome 15, HSTE1.2, whole genome shotgun sequence DNA segment above includes these coding regions:
- the frem2a gene encoding FRAS1-related extracellular matrix protein 2a, with translation MPLHTLLLLCVSLTGFASAQPDSSGLFYALRSELSEDAILVANNGVRVPFGRSVFIDPINDLVIQTQPGDRCSITVLDNDPLSQRPGHLSPKKFLCDFGPNDVTYSHYGSRSPAKDRVRLQLRYDAPTETVIIPFMMEVEVVFTQLELLTKNMPLTVDNLRGISHPIDKKTLEFTYDRESHKCEVASLSSGSHLPRYGRLIDGGKLSKMMDCDEFTQADIRYEHTFERQSPNRDYVPMVVELHDKEGNLEKQEYFHLMIRIKQGEENTPPKPSFVSMMMMEVSQFVMTALTPDMLAADDAESDPDELIFNITSPLSYEEGYIVSTDDRNLPITSFYQRDLRDLKIAYKPPSLDSETERIFQLEFEVVDTDGAVSDPFAFMIVVKPMNSLAPVVTRNTGQLLYEGQSRALFTTHNLEISDEDDLDAVTITVVDGLRHGDLTVLGSHRKFFTPADLTTGVVMYQHDGSDTYSDNIVFKMTDGKNEVEFLFPITVVPTDDEPPIINANTGLVLFKNQMMLISPLMLSAADIDSEDSTIKFTIVPPFSTIGTVFLRQSDAPEDPSSWKFNAEDEVYEKEVTEWLQKDITDGKLFYKHTGPHNTDTIMDQFVFTVQDDNDPPNESGENVFMIRVLPIDDVPPVLFPGTTLQMTVQEYKLTHFSKEVLRYTDLDSKDRDLKYTVIQPPTDTDENNPVVFGSLVLTDSPDTEVTEFTQAQLNHHKMSYGPPDVELGITAHVVQFRYTVEDTAGNSVEGAFTIYLQPVNNKPPEITNTGFTVFEGGMHIITIAELDATDLDTESKQITFTLSQLPKHGQVQVAFTDLEKKGLFRLEDVSEGKISYVHGGEETMSDDFQLDVSDGFHVLTVTVKVNVRPVDDETPTISLPAGTIGSHMDVLENGATEITTNVIQGHDDDTDDLELTFIVEDPPLMGDVLVKGVPATRFTQADIINGVVVYAHTSGEIGLASQQDGFNLTLTDMSDDWTVGGNKVNGVHVRVTILPVDSQAPEVGVGIQFSVLEGEKYAIGPQHLDADDNDTPTDDILCTIIVQPTTGYVENISPAPGSEKSRSGTAISAFTIRDIRERNVYYVQSIHKGVEPVEDRFTFRCSDGINFSENHFFPIVIIPANDEKPEIYLREIVVMEGMNIIIDTPILNGADADIPPEELMFIISKQPKHGVILNQLPTGPVLVTNFTLEQIREASSIIYEHDDSETTEDSFDVTLTDGKYSVQKTAMVMIIAVDDETPRMLINDGLEVEIGETKEINNKALKATDLDSDDSSLAYIIRFGPGQGLLQRKTPSGALENITLGMNFTQADLDAGLLIYTHNGQEGIRDLVKFDVTDGMNPLIDRYFYITVGSIDMVFPDVVSKGVSLREGGRVTLTTDLLSTTDLNSPDEHLVFTVTRAPVRGHLECTDTPGMPIVSFTQLQLAGSKVYYIHTSDDEVKMDSFEFEVTDGYNPIFRTFRISIVDVDNKKPVVTVNNLFVTEGQVKLITPFELTAEDQDTSEKMLRFTVTQLPVHGKLLYNQSMPVTSFTKQNLNENLISYKHDGTESSEDSFSFTVTDGTHTDFYVFPDTVFETRHPQMMKITIVSLDNGVPQIVVNKGAPTLKILTTGHLGFPISSKVLRAEDRDSSPVSLVFHVTTAPKHGYIINLGHGNNSINTFTQADVDDLNICYVLRNEENTTSDLFHFSVEDNGGNKLKGQKFRLDWSWVSLEREYYVVDEEDKYLEVVLRRRGSLGETSFIGIGTQDGSAKKDEDFKGKSQRQVQFNPGQTRATWRVRILTDGKYEQAETFQILLSEPVMAVMEFPATATVEILDPSDESTVFFPEQTHSVQEDAGELFIPVHRSGDISQELMVVCYTQQGSASGTIPTTVLSYSDYISRPEEHGSILRFDKGEREKQCRVMIIDDSLYEGDESFNVTLSLPVGGRLGKHYPTSKVNILEDMDDAPVFYFGESQYHVDESDGYVEVKVWRTGTDLSKSGTVTVRSRKAEPVSAEAGIDYMGISRNLDFAPGVSMQTFRVSILDDLGQPELEGTETFDLGLRMPVHGILGEPGKATVFINDSVSDLPKVQFREPVYSGEESDGQIAVTVYRSGDITHKSTVRCYTRQGSAQVASDFDERPNTDTSIITFLPGEVEKLCVLSLVDDTMYEEGEELRLVLGNPKSNSQFGASVGVLKETLVKIKDTADKPIIRFLATKFSVSEPKEAGAVATVRIPVVRVGDTSKVSVVRVHTKDGSAVSGEDYFPVSQDIEFRQGDKEHVVEVEVLFDGIREMREAFTLHLKPDENMVAETQVTKVIVYIEETNSMADVTFPSLPHVVSLLHYDNVARTPDNLRPPAGYPVICVTACNTKYPDYDKTGSICVSEHINNTLTRYRWLISAPAGPDGVTSPMREVDFDTFFTSSKMITLDSVYFQAGSRVQCAARAVNSNGDEGLELSSPIVAVSQEEGMCQPRKMGTVGAEPFSAKLRYTGTDDPQHPNLIKVTVTMPHIDGMLPVISTRPLMNFDLTLSPDGTRVGNHRCSNLLDHSEVTTGHGFITASTGSPESMGDMAPYQFSGALRGNSTLRFYRNLNLEACLWEFTSYYHMSELLTDCGGTIGTDGQVLNLVQSYVTLRVPLYVSYVFHSPVGTGGWQHFDLQSELRLTFVYDTAILWKDGIGSPPQADLQGALYPTSMRINEQGRLVVNFRTKARFRGLFVESHSGGRIQRAGTSMSSMVMSVDHPGLTFNLSLVRSEPTYNQPVQQWAFTSDFAVRDYSGTYTVKLIPCTTAQNMEYTVPPVCSPREPVTFDLDIRFQQVSDPVAVEFSLNTQLFLLSKRSLWLSDGSTGFGQESDVAFSEGDTVYGRVMVDPVQNLGDSFFCSIEKVFLCTGADGYVPKYNPTKFEFGCLADSPSLLYRFKILDKAQPETQARVFGDVSFNAALAVDDPSAMSLVRQPGADGFRLDSTAMFQVASGREWYIHTIYTVRSKGSANRGIGKRSLEYHSFVSSSSDLTLSAKGHRSRRSAGDEVPEVAEDIGADDNRGTNIMHMALDRTKRRAAGLNEMFANGLEPSELNAEEEEEGLVTVVGALVGVLLTVLVVVTVVLVLRSRQKDVKEGWREGVQEVVKGSVSTEPMLVVRMQDCHNSSEV